In Achromobacter spanius, the following proteins share a genomic window:
- a CDS encoding GntR family transcriptional regulator, which yields MPKAAAMQPGLVDRIAHDIQSGVYGPGAWLKQIDLQERYDAKRLDVRRALDQLAAKRLIAHIPNRGYHVYAMDPDVHLQIRDIRILLETGAAADLMPNVTAAKVRALRTLAERFAKLLQDGTLLEQYEVNLAFHAAMYDMCRNRELAALIQETRARGPAAPAKEWVTRSRIEISAREHFDMVDALEARDVKQLQKIISQHVGQDIS from the coding sequence ATGCCGAAAGCGGCAGCGATGCAACCCGGCCTGGTTGACCGTATTGCCCATGATATTCAGTCGGGTGTGTATGGTCCCGGCGCCTGGTTGAAACAGATCGACCTGCAAGAACGCTATGACGCCAAGCGCCTGGACGTGCGGCGGGCGCTAGATCAATTGGCCGCCAAGCGGCTGATTGCGCACATCCCGAACCGGGGCTATCACGTCTACGCCATGGACCCTGACGTGCACCTGCAGATCCGTGACATCCGTATCCTGCTTGAGACGGGCGCGGCTGCCGATCTGATGCCCAACGTCACGGCGGCCAAGGTGCGCGCGCTGCGCACGCTGGCGGAACGTTTCGCGAAACTGCTGCAGGACGGCACCTTGCTGGAGCAGTACGAGGTCAACCTGGCTTTTCACGCCGCCATGTACGACATGTGCCGCAACCGCGAACTGGCCGCGCTGATCCAGGAAACGCGCGCCCGCGGTCCTGCCGCTCCGGCCAAGGAATGGGTTACCCGTTCGCGCATTGAAATTTCGGCGCGCGAGCACTTCGACATGGTCGATGCGTTGGAAGCGCGCGACGTGAAGCAGTTGCAGAAGATCATCTCGCAGCACGTCGGTCAGGACATTTCCTGA
- a CDS encoding ABC transporter ATP-binding protein, whose amino-acid sequence MSTLVSVSNLTLTVGQGGREIVSGVSFEVAPGEMVGIVGESGSGKTQAARAIMGLTPAPLVVAGGAILFEGVDVTKADASVLRKLRGARIGMVFQEPMTSLNPSMPIGRQLDEGLKLHRRTLSTAQRRERILEMLRRVGIRDPKGAMEAWPHEFSGGMRQRMMLASVMLLQPALLIADEPTTALDAVVQRDVLELMVDLTREHNTAVLMISHDLPMVARYTERMVVMQHGKVLEAGTTAGILERPRHPYTRKLLDAMPRRLPARKLPQEAPIVQVKNLVVDYAGHQRLFSRTSAKRALDGIDLHVNPREVVAVVGGSGSGKTTLGRAIAGLLAPTSGQILFRDQPVSSRSAAWRDYRLNCQMVFQDPYSSLDPRMTIGQLVGEGLRMVDGLSAADKRRRVDEVLAEVGLGSEYAKRFPHEMSGGQRQRVAIARAIVRRPAFVIADEPVSALDVTVRAQVLDLFADLQERHGFSCLFISHDLGVVEQVADRVVVMRDGGIVEQGSRDAVFDRPQEEYTRSLLQAIPALESTESGGVRLRWRLEGQEPMRAIA is encoded by the coding sequence ATGAGCACACTGGTATCCGTATCGAACCTGACCCTGACGGTGGGGCAGGGGGGCCGCGAGATCGTCAGCGGGGTGTCGTTCGAGGTGGCGCCTGGCGAAATGGTCGGCATCGTGGGTGAATCGGGCAGCGGCAAGACCCAGGCCGCCCGCGCCATCATGGGCTTGACCCCAGCGCCCCTGGTGGTGGCGGGCGGCGCCATCCTGTTTGAAGGCGTGGACGTGACGAAGGCGGACGCCTCGGTGCTGCGCAAGCTGCGCGGCGCGCGCATCGGCATGGTGTTCCAGGAGCCGATGACGTCCCTGAACCCGTCCATGCCGATCGGGCGGCAATTGGACGAAGGCTTGAAACTGCATCGCCGGACCTTGTCCACGGCGCAGCGCCGCGAGCGGATCCTGGAGATGCTGCGCCGGGTGGGCATCCGCGATCCCAAGGGCGCGATGGAAGCCTGGCCGCACGAGTTCTCGGGCGGCATGCGCCAGCGCATGATGCTGGCCTCGGTGATGCTGTTGCAGCCCGCGCTGCTGATCGCCGACGAACCCACCACTGCGCTGGACGCCGTGGTGCAGCGCGACGTGCTGGAACTGATGGTGGACCTGACGCGCGAACACAATACGGCCGTGCTGATGATCAGCCACGACCTGCCGATGGTGGCCCGCTACACCGAGCGCATGGTCGTCATGCAGCACGGCAAGGTGCTTGAAGCCGGCACCACGGCGGGCATTCTGGAGCGGCCGCGTCACCCGTACACGCGCAAGCTGCTGGACGCGATGCCGCGCCGGCTGCCGGCGCGCAAACTGCCGCAAGAGGCGCCCATTGTCCAGGTCAAGAACCTGGTGGTGGACTACGCCGGCCATCAGCGCCTGTTCTCACGCACCAGCGCCAAGCGGGCCTTGGACGGCATCGACCTGCACGTCAACCCGCGCGAGGTCGTGGCGGTAGTGGGCGGGTCCGGCTCGGGCAAGACCACGCTGGGCCGCGCCATTGCCGGACTGCTTGCGCCCACGTCCGGCCAGATCCTGTTTCGCGACCAGCCGGTAAGCAGCCGATCCGCGGCCTGGCGCGATTATCGATTGAACTGCCAGATGGTGTTCCAAGACCCGTATTCATCGCTGGACCCGCGCATGACGATCGGCCAATTGGTGGGCGAAGGCCTGCGCATGGTGGACGGCCTGTCGGCGGCCGACAAGCGTCGCCGCGTGGACGAGGTGCTGGCCGAGGTGGGTCTGGGATCCGAATACGCCAAGCGCTTTCCGCACGAAATGTCGGGCGGCCAGCGCCAGCGCGTCGCCATCGCGCGCGCCATCGTGCGCCGGCCGGCATTCGTGATTGCCGATGAACCCGTGTCCGCGCTGGACGTGACCGTGCGTGCACAGGTGCTGGACCTGTTTGCCGACTTGCAGGAACGCCACGGTTTTTCATGCCTGTTCATCAGCCACGACCTGGGCGTGGTGGAGCAGGTGGCTGACCGTGTGGTGGTTATGCGCGATGGCGGCATCGTCGAGCAAGGTTCGCGCGACGCGGTGTTCGACCGGCCGCAAGAGGAATACACGCGCAGCCTGTTGCAGGCCATCCCGGCGTTGGAATCCACCGAGAGCGGCGGCGTGCGGCTGCGCTGGCGCCTGGAGGGGCAGGAACCCATGCGGGCGATTGCTTGA
- a CDS encoding ABC transporter permease: MKKRIPANALLGGLIVGAMIVAALMGAFWTPHDPLKINFVARLKPPGGDFLLGTDEFGRDELSRLLAGASSSVWISLLTVTFAIVVGTAIGTLTGFVRGWTDRIIMAFNNALLAFPGLLLALGLLAVVGANKYGIILALGLAYTPSVTRIVRGTVLSLREKEFIESSRVLGNSELYTMFRHVLPNCVAPLTVLATSMFGWVILAESALSFLGLGVPPPAPTWGNMLAAARPFMAQASYLSILPGLAIALALLGINLLGDAVRDRLDPRMRGVQ; this comes from the coding sequence ATGAAAAAGCGAATTCCCGCCAACGCGCTCCTGGGTGGCCTGATCGTCGGGGCGATGATCGTCGCGGCGCTCATGGGCGCCTTCTGGACGCCGCACGATCCGCTCAAAATCAACTTCGTCGCGCGGCTCAAGCCGCCGGGCGGAGACTTCCTGCTGGGCACGGACGAGTTCGGCCGCGACGAACTGTCGCGGTTGCTGGCCGGCGCTTCCAGCAGCGTCTGGATCAGCCTCTTGACGGTGACGTTCGCCATTGTGGTGGGTACCGCCATCGGCACGCTGACCGGTTTCGTGCGGGGCTGGACCGACCGCATCATCATGGCTTTCAACAATGCACTGCTGGCCTTTCCGGGCCTGTTGCTGGCCTTGGGCCTCCTGGCCGTGGTGGGCGCCAACAAGTACGGCATCATCCTGGCGCTGGGCCTGGCGTATACGCCATCGGTGACGCGCATCGTGCGCGGCACGGTGCTGTCCCTGCGCGAAAAGGAGTTCATTGAATCCTCCCGCGTGCTGGGCAATTCCGAGCTCTACACCATGTTCCGGCATGTGCTGCCCAACTGCGTGGCGCCGTTGACCGTGCTGGCCACGTCCATGTTCGGCTGGGTGATCCTGGCGGAAAGCGCGCTGTCCTTCCTGGGCCTGGGGGTGCCGCCGCCCGCGCCCACCTGGGGCAATATGCTGGCCGCCGCGCGCCCGTTCATGGCGCAGGCGTCGTACCTTTCCATTCTTCCCGGCCTGGCCATCGCGCTTGCGCTGCTGGGCATCAACCTGCTGGGCGACGCGGTGCGAGACCGTCTCGATCCCCGCATGAGGGGCGTGCAATGA
- a CDS encoding ABC transporter permease, which yields MLRFALSRIVMAIPTLLIVAVAVFVMIRLIPGDPAQLLLGDLATPAALADLRARLGLDQTWLVQFGIWFGNMLHGDLGASINTGQPVLPLVWDRFLISGRVVLVAVLFAALVAVPAGMIAAWKQNKWPDLFLVGSATLLVSIPTFWLGLLLLIFFGLKLQWLPVVGYVSIGEDWKAGLLYLAMPILTLFLHEIGVLMRMARASTLEVLRLDYITHARAKGLSESAVLMRHAFRNAFGPTWTLIGLVLGNLLGGIAVVETVFTIPGLGRLLVDSIFARDYPVIQGCLLFVGVVYVVVNLLIDLCYPIFDPRVTAE from the coding sequence ATGCTGCGTTTCGCACTATCCCGAATTGTCATGGCGATACCGACCCTGCTGATCGTGGCGGTGGCGGTGTTTGTGATGATCCGGCTGATTCCGGGCGATCCCGCCCAACTGCTGCTGGGCGACCTGGCCACGCCCGCCGCGCTGGCGGATCTGCGCGCGAGGCTGGGGCTGGACCAGACCTGGCTTGTGCAGTTCGGCATCTGGTTTGGCAACATGCTGCACGGCGACCTGGGCGCGTCCATCAATACCGGCCAGCCTGTGCTGCCCTTGGTGTGGGACCGCTTCCTGATCAGCGGGCGCGTGGTGCTGGTGGCCGTGCTGTTCGCCGCGTTGGTGGCGGTTCCGGCGGGCATGATCGCCGCCTGGAAGCAGAACAAATGGCCCGATCTGTTCCTGGTGGGCTCGGCTACGTTGCTGGTATCCATCCCGACCTTCTGGCTGGGTCTGCTGCTGCTGATTTTCTTTGGCTTGAAGCTGCAATGGCTGCCGGTGGTGGGCTATGTGTCGATCGGCGAAGACTGGAAGGCCGGCCTGCTGTACCTGGCCATGCCCATTCTCACCCTGTTCCTGCACGAAATCGGTGTGTTGATGCGCATGGCGCGCGCCAGCACGCTGGAGGTGCTGCGGCTGGACTACATCACCCATGCGCGCGCCAAGGGCCTGTCGGAATCGGCCGTGCTGATGCGCCACGCCTTCCGCAACGCCTTCGGGCCAACCTGGACGCTGATCGGGCTGGTGCTGGGCAATCTGCTGGGCGGCATCGCGGTGGTGGAAACCGTGTTCACCATTCCCGGACTGGGGCGCCTGCTGGTGGACTCCATCTTCGCGCGCGATTACCCGGTGATCCAGGGCTGCCTGCTGTTCGTGGGCGTGGTCTATGTGGTGGTGAACCTGCTGATCGACCTGTGCTATCCCATTTTCGACCCGAGAGTGACCGCCGAATGA
- a CDS encoding hydrolase, with product MQSNAAIALTPDAALARAIYDLGHSTVFAARTDPRFSYCMYVPPHIDTAKHPMELVVIMHGTGRAFVEYRDAFAEFARWNDCIVLCPLFPVGPSGDGNRDGFKQLLEGEIRYDQILLDMVAEVGEKFGLSFKKFGLFGYSGGGQFVNRFAYLHPERLWAVSIGAPGSVTLLDPSQDWWVGVRDAETRFGKGVDIEALKQVAVHMIVGKADLETWEITHREGGKFFMPGANDAGKTRPERLESLRRSFEAAGVKAVLDLVDNVPHDGLKCVGQVQDFLARALRKLRHQEN from the coding sequence ATGCAGTCCAACGCAGCTATCGCCTTGACTCCCGACGCCGCCCTGGCGCGGGCCATCTACGACCTGGGCCACAGCACGGTCTTCGCGGCGCGAACCGATCCGCGCTTTTCCTATTGCATGTACGTGCCGCCGCACATCGACACAGCCAAGCATCCGATGGAACTCGTCGTGATCATGCACGGCACCGGCCGCGCCTTCGTGGAATACCGCGATGCGTTCGCGGAGTTCGCGCGCTGGAATGACTGCATCGTGCTCTGCCCGTTGTTCCCCGTGGGCCCCTCGGGCGACGGCAACCGCGACGGCTTCAAGCAACTGCTGGAAGGCGAAATCCGCTACGACCAGATCCTGCTGGACATGGTGGCCGAAGTGGGCGAGAAGTTTGGCCTGTCGTTCAAGAAGTTCGGCTTGTTCGGCTATTCCGGCGGCGGCCAGTTCGTGAACCGCTTCGCGTACCTGCATCCCGAACGCCTGTGGGCCGTGTCGATCGGCGCGCCTGGTTCGGTCACGCTGCTGGACCCCAGCCAGGATTGGTGGGTAGGCGTGCGTGACGCCGAAACGCGCTTTGGCAAGGGCGTCGACATCGAAGCGCTCAAGCAGGTGGCGGTGCACATGATCGTGGGCAAGGCTGACCTGGAAACTTGGGAAATCACCCATCGCGAAGGCGGCAAGTTCTTCATGCCCGGCGCCAACGACGCCGGCAAGACGCGCCCGGAACGGCTGGAGTCGCTGCGCCGTTCGTTCGAAGCGGCGGGCGTAAAGGCCGTGCTGGACCTGGTGGATAACGTGCCGCACGACGGTCTGAAATGCGTGGGCCAGGTGCAGGACTTCCTGGCGCGCGCGCTGCGCAAGTTGCGGCATCAAGAGAACTGA
- a CDS encoding DUF808 domain-containing protein, whose translation MAGSSFFALFDDIATILDDVSVMTKVAAKKTAGVLGDDLALNAQQVSGVPVNRELPVVWAVAKGSFINKLILVPSALLISAFAPWAVTPLLMLGGAFLCYEGVEKLAHKFLPHGESDEGNHAARAQALQDTAVDMVAFERNKIKGAIRTDFILSAEIIVISLGAVAGADFTRQVAVLSIIAIAMTVGVYGLVAGIVKLDDLGLHLSQKRTQVVAWLGRGIVGAAPYLMKTLSVVGTAAMFMVGGAILTHGIAPVHAAVEHAAAAVGGGGVVQALTATVLNALFGIVAGAVVLGVVSLVKRLFKKG comes from the coding sequence ATGGCCGGCAGCAGTTTCTTTGCATTGTTCGATGACATCGCGACCATTCTGGACGACGTTTCCGTCATGACCAAAGTCGCGGCCAAGAAGACGGCCGGCGTACTGGGCGATGACCTGGCGCTGAACGCGCAGCAGGTGAGCGGGGTGCCGGTCAACCGGGAACTGCCCGTGGTGTGGGCGGTGGCCAAGGGGTCGTTCATCAACAAGCTGATCCTGGTGCCGTCGGCGCTCCTGATCAGCGCGTTCGCGCCCTGGGCGGTGACGCCGCTGCTGATGCTGGGCGGCGCGTTCCTTTGCTACGAAGGCGTAGAGAAACTGGCGCACAAATTCCTGCCGCATGGCGAGTCTGACGAGGGCAACCATGCGGCGCGCGCGCAAGCCCTTCAGGACACAGCGGTGGACATGGTTGCGTTTGAACGCAACAAGATCAAGGGCGCCATTCGGACCGACTTCATCCTGTCCGCCGAAATCATCGTCATCAGCCTCGGGGCGGTGGCGGGCGCGGATTTCACGCGCCAGGTGGCGGTGCTGTCCATCATCGCCATCGCGATGACGGTTGGTGTGTACGGACTGGTGGCCGGTATCGTCAAGCTGGACGATCTGGGCTTGCACCTGAGCCAGAAGCGCACGCAGGTGGTGGCGTGGCTGGGCCGGGGCATCGTGGGCGCCGCGCCCTATCTGATGAAGACCTTGTCGGTGGTTGGCACCGCCGCGATGTTCATGGTGGGCGGCGCCATCCTCACGCACGGCATTGCGCCGGTACACGCGGCCGTAGAACACGCCGCGGCCGCGGTAGGCGGCGGGGGCGTGGTGCAGGCGCTGACGGCCACCGTTCTCAACGCCCTGTTCGGCATCGTGGCCGGCGCGGTGGTGCTGGGCGTGGTCAGCCTCGTCAAGCGGCTGTTCAAGAAAGGCTGA
- a CDS encoding cold-shock protein, with product METGIVKWFNDAKGFGFIMPEDGGKDLFAHFSEIVSEGHKVLMENQRVSYVTAQGAKGPHATQIRAL from the coding sequence ATGGAAACCGGAATCGTAAAGTGGTTTAACGATGCGAAAGGATTCGGCTTCATCATGCCCGAGGACGGCGGCAAGGATTTATTCGCGCATTTCTCGGAAATCGTTAGCGAAGGGCACAAAGTGCTGATGGAAAACCAACGCGTCAGCTACGTCACCGCTCAAGGCGCAAAAGGGCCTCACGCCACGCAAATTCGCGCTCTGTGA
- a CDS encoding type II toxin-antitoxin system HicA family toxin has product MNSREIIRQLRQAGWVFRHAKGSHHIFVHPQKAGHISVPHPKKDLGIGLVTKLLTQAGLK; this is encoded by the coding sequence ATGAACAGCCGCGAGATCATCAGACAGCTTCGCCAAGCGGGCTGGGTATTCCGACATGCGAAAGGCTCGCATCACATTTTCGTCCACCCGCAAAAAGCTGGGCATATCAGCGTGCCTCACCCCAAGAAAGACTTGGGGATCGGACTGGTTACGAAACTGCTGACGCAAGCCGGCCTGAAGTAG
- a CDS encoding type II toxin-antitoxin system HicB family antitoxin, which produces MKYPIAIEPGSETQAWGVVVPDLPGCFSAADSGIDEAIENAKEAIELWIETALDSGTPVPVATSIAGHQANPEFAGWVWAIVEIDPAVMDDTIERINITLPRRILARIDAKARAAGESRSGYIAHLALTH; this is translated from the coding sequence ATGAAATATCCAATCGCCATTGAACCCGGCAGCGAGACGCAAGCGTGGGGCGTCGTCGTGCCGGATCTGCCGGGCTGCTTTTCCGCCGCCGACTCAGGCATAGACGAAGCTATCGAGAACGCAAAAGAAGCGATCGAGCTGTGGATTGAAACCGCGTTGGATAGCGGCACACCCGTACCCGTTGCCACCAGCATTGCGGGTCACCAAGCGAATCCGGAATTCGCGGGCTGGGTTTGGGCCATTGTTGAAATCGATCCGGCCGTCATGGACGACACCATCGAACGCATCAACATCACGCTGCCCCGCCGAATCCTTGCAAGGATCGACGCCAAAGCGCGTGCGGCGGGAGAAAGCCGATCTGGCTACATCGCTCATCTGGCATTGACGCACTAG
- a CDS encoding SDR family oxidoreductase produces the protein MALRIAYVTSGMGHTGTAICQALHQTGHRVVAGCGPRSSRRDGWLKEQKSLGYDFVASEGDATEWASTEAAFAKVRREVGEIDVLVNNAGSMLDMRFRQMGYADWAAVLRSNLDTLFNSTKQVVDSMADRGWGRIINIGSVAAEKGQIGQINYATAKGAVIGFTRSLAQEVAARGVTVNLVSPGFIADDTVKAFPPALLDRIIESVPVGRLGTAHDLAGLCAWLASDEAAFVTGANYAINGGVYMS, from the coding sequence ATGGCTTTGCGTATCGCTTATGTCACCAGCGGAATGGGCCACACGGGCACCGCGATCTGCCAGGCGCTGCATCAGACGGGGCATCGTGTGGTGGCAGGCTGCGGCCCGCGTTCGTCGCGCCGGGATGGTTGGTTGAAGGAACAGAAGTCCCTGGGCTATGACTTCGTCGCGTCCGAGGGCGACGCCACCGAGTGGGCATCAACCGAGGCGGCGTTCGCGAAAGTACGCCGCGAAGTCGGCGAGATCGACGTGCTGGTCAACAACGCCGGGTCCATGCTGGACATGCGGTTTCGTCAAATGGGCTATGCCGATTGGGCCGCGGTGCTGCGCAGCAACCTGGACACGCTGTTCAACAGCACCAAGCAGGTGGTCGACAGCATGGCCGACCGGGGCTGGGGGCGCATCATCAACATTGGTTCGGTGGCGGCGGAAAAAGGGCAGATCGGGCAGATCAATTACGCCACGGCCAAGGGCGCGGTGATTGGCTTCACGCGGTCACTGGCGCAAGAAGTGGCGGCGCGCGGCGTCACGGTGAACCTGGTGTCGCCGGGCTTCATCGCCGACGACACCGTGAAGGCGTTTCCGCCGGCGCTGCTGGACCGCATCATCGAAAGCGTGCCGGTCGGACGCCTGGGCACCGCCCATGACCTGGCCGGGCTGTGCGCCTGGCTGGCCTCCGACGAAGCCGCCTTCGTCACGGGCGCCAACTACGCGATCAACGGCGGCGTGTATATGAGCTGA
- a CDS encoding CitMHS family transporter produces the protein MLLTLLGFGMVITFMTLIMTKRLSPLVALILVPIIFALLGGFGAGIDKMMLDGIRKIAPTGVMLMFAILYFGVMIDAGLFDPIVGRILRAVKGDPLKIVVGTTVLALVISLDGDGSTTYMIVVASMLPLYRRLKMNALSMTCLAMLASGIMNLTPWGGPTARAASALHVDAGDIFIPLVPVMGVAIVALLILAFMLGLKERRRLGVLSLPDGASLHAGYDEDGPKNLPEIEVDHDLRRPKLLWVNAGLTLALMVSLVMGVLPLPVLFMIAFAVALIINYPNLAEQRRRVAQHAGNVLSVVSLIFAAGIFTGILSGTGMVEAMSRSLLAVIPDAMGPYLAGITALVSLPFTFFMSNDAFYFGVLPILSEAAQGYGISAVEMARASLIGQPVHLLSPLVPSTYLLVGLAGVEFGDHQRYSLKWATLICVVMLAAALAFGLFPLVGAVA, from the coding sequence ATGCTTTTGACCCTGCTTGGCTTTGGCATGGTGATCACGTTCATGACGTTGATCATGACCAAGCGCCTGTCGCCCTTGGTCGCCCTGATTCTTGTCCCCATTATTTTTGCGCTGCTGGGCGGCTTTGGCGCCGGCATCGACAAGATGATGCTGGACGGCATCCGCAAGATTGCGCCCACCGGTGTGATGCTGATGTTCGCCATCCTGTATTTCGGGGTGATGATCGACGCCGGACTGTTCGATCCCATCGTCGGCCGAATCCTGCGCGCGGTGAAGGGCGACCCGCTGAAAATCGTGGTGGGCACGACGGTGCTGGCGCTGGTGATCTCCTTGGATGGCGACGGCTCGACCACCTACATGATCGTGGTGGCCTCGATGCTGCCGCTGTACCGCCGCCTGAAGATGAATGCGCTGTCCATGACCTGCCTGGCGATGCTGGCCAGCGGCATCATGAACCTGACGCCGTGGGGCGGGCCGACGGCGCGCGCCGCCAGCGCCCTGCATGTGGACGCGGGCGACATCTTCATTCCGCTGGTGCCGGTGATGGGGGTGGCTATTGTGGCGCTGCTGATCCTGGCGTTCATGCTGGGCCTGAAAGAGCGCCGCCGCCTTGGCGTGCTGTCGCTGCCGGATGGCGCGTCGCTGCACGCCGGCTACGACGAGGACGGCCCCAAGAACCTGCCTGAAATCGAAGTCGACCATGACCTGCGCCGCCCCAAGCTGCTGTGGGTGAACGCCGGCCTGACGCTGGCGCTGATGGTCAGCCTGGTGATGGGCGTCCTGCCGCTGCCGGTGCTGTTCATGATTGCGTTCGCGGTTGCGCTGATCATCAACTATCCGAACCTGGCCGAACAACGACGCCGCGTTGCGCAGCACGCGGGCAATGTGCTGTCGGTGGTATCGCTGATTTTCGCGGCGGGCATCTTCACGGGCATTTTGTCCGGCACGGGCATGGTGGAAGCCATGTCGCGCAGCCTGCTTGCCGTGATTCCGGATGCGATGGGCCCGTATCTGGCGGGCATCACCGCCCTGGTCAGCCTGCCGTTCACGTTCTTCATGTCGAACGACGCCTTCTATTTCGGGGTGCTGCCCATCCTGAGCGAAGCGGCGCAGGGCTATGGCATTTCGGCCGTTGAAATGGCGCGCGCGTCGCTCATCGGCCAGCCGGTGCATTTGCTGAGCCCGTTGGTGCCGTCTACCTACCTGCTGGTGGGCCTGGCCGGGGTGGAATTCGGCGACCACCAACGTTATTCGTTGAAGTGGGCCACGCTGATCTGCGTGGTGATGCTGGCAGCCGCCCTGGCGTTTGGCCTGTTCCCGCTTGTGGGCGCGGTTGCTTGA
- a CDS encoding response regulator transcription factor has translation MRILVIEDDEDLADALVRRLRRLGHAVDLQNDGLSADGVLQYETFDLVILDIGLPRMSGFDILHRLRDRGSKTPVLALTARIDIEDRVHALDTGADDYLAKPFDFRELEARCRALLRRPSAQAAGVLRFGDLIIDSAARHVSLGGQRIDLPKREYSLLEILLAGMNRAVSKTEIANKLFAFDDDAAPNAIEVYIARLRRKLEGSPLRIETQRGTGYLLTSTAPPDNPAPGTPQD, from the coding sequence ATGCGCATCCTGGTGATCGAAGACGACGAGGATCTGGCCGACGCCCTCGTCCGCCGGCTGCGCCGTCTCGGCCATGCCGTGGACCTTCAAAACGACGGCCTCAGCGCCGACGGCGTGCTGCAATACGAAACCTTCGACCTGGTCATCCTGGATATCGGCCTGCCCCGCATGTCGGGCTTTGACATCCTGCACCGCCTGCGCGACCGGGGCAGCAAGACACCGGTGCTGGCGCTGACGGCCCGCATCGACATCGAAGACCGCGTCCACGCCCTGGATACTGGCGCCGACGACTATCTGGCCAAGCCCTTTGATTTCCGCGAACTGGAAGCCCGCTGCCGCGCCTTGCTGCGCCGGCCCAGCGCCCAAGCCGCGGGCGTCCTGCGCTTTGGCGACCTGATCATCGACAGCGCCGCGCGCCACGTCTCGCTGGGCGGACAGCGCATCGACCTGCCCAAGCGCGAATACAGCCTGCTTGAGATTCTGCTGGCCGGCATGAATCGCGCCGTCAGCAAAACCGAGATTGCCAACAAGCTCTTTGCCTTCGACGACGACGCCGCGCCCAACGCCATCGAGGTCTACATCGCCCGGCTCCGCCGCAAGCTGGAAGGCTCGCCGCTACGCATCGAAACGCAGCGCGGCACCGGTTACCTGCTGACGTCCACCGCCCCGCCGGACAACCCCGCGCCCGGCACGCCGCAGGACTAG